In Dreissena polymorpha isolate Duluth1 chromosome 11, UMN_Dpol_1.0, whole genome shotgun sequence, the genomic window CattattttatgcaatttttaaCCAGTATGTGTCACAATACAGAACAATCAGATTGTAGACATATTCGACCACTAGATATATTAACTGACCAACAATCAACACTTTACTGCTATAGTGACGCCCATGTAATCTATATTTACCGTCACACAATGGTTTGGATCTAAGAAGATGTATTGGGGTCCACTCATCCTCCCTACATTCGACTCGCAGGCGCTTGATGAAAAAAGGGCaaagttatatattaaaatgagcctcgttcttggaagaCATAGcgatatgtatgtgtgtaaagtgtcttcccagataagcttgtgaaGTCGGCACatgcttattagggacgacaatttccgcctaatcTCCGCCTTAAACTGACCAAAATTCTGACTTAAAAAGTAAAGCTAAGTGtcttactttaaaataaacaaaacgtaAATATAAATCAAATTCTGACCTCAAAAGCATGAATATCGGTagtaatgtacaatgtatatgaTTTATATGAGTATTTTATCAAACTGCCCACTCTTCAAAAGGACTGAAAATGATATGATCGTATTGGTCTGTCTTTTCTACGAAGAGCAAGCACGTGTGTCTGCTCCAGCGTTCAATTGCCTTCAAAATGGTTAGCATTCCAGCGTTACCTGCAATTGAAACACTCAAGTCAACCAAACATTGTCATTTAAACATGCACCAAGAAGTTGATGTCTTAAATTCACgttgaatatataatttatttgtatttgcaatATTGTTCAAGTCGTATGAGATAAATTTTAAGTaattcatttttgtttgtttttatgttatgtaaatacAACGCCATTGAGTTTAAAATCGAACGAGTGAATTGGACCGACTAGTAGCACAAGATCATAAGAATGGGgaaatatattgaaacataaaatatgtaaacataacCTGATTTATTATTCGTCAATACAAATGCGAATGATATTTTAAGTTGCAAAACATATAGTTGAAGTTATAATTTGCTATTAAAGAACGTGTAGGAATGTATATTAACACGTATAAAACATTGCATTGTATTGGACCTTAGATTTCATCAAGTACGATCATACCAAATCCTTTCTCTATCTGATACGGTATTTCGAGGGGCCAGCGACTCTCATCGCTTTTTGATGCAATCCTTTTTCGACGATTTGCAGACGGACTAACAACGCTATGTGTCTCGCAGGAATCACCGTCGTGTTTGAAGTCCTTTCTACAAATTTGTAAAACGAcccaacataataaataaaaactgacTTGCTAAATCAAGCatttaatcataaaaaaatatgttttctactAGACAATTCGATAAGTTACCTGAAAGCATCCTTGTATGTTTTCACGTCTATAACCATATCGTAATGCAGCTTCACCAGCGTTCTGTTGCTGCCCTTCATTCTATACCGACACCAGTCTTAAATAAAGGTTAGCTTTAACAACCTTAATATACTAGTATAGGACTTATGAAACACAATCAGAAGAGAAAGGCTTGTTACTATACACTAGTTTCTTATTTAGAGCTAAATAAATAATAGAGTTTTCATATAAGGCCAAAGTTTGAGATTCAGTACAATACAgggcaatatacatgtataaaactcAAAACGAAACATAAAGATGATGCGCAATGGGGCAATCGCTTTGGAACGGACAATGACCATCCTTTGTTgttaaaagggttaaatactatATGAACCCCACAATGAACCCAACATTAATCCCAAACACAACGTTTACATGTACTTGTATGcagaaagaaaaataaatattggttaaaaccgtaattttaataaaatacttgatAGTTTTTTATATaactcaaaacaaaaataaaatcaaacataattatatattacatgGCCATATCCTTGAAACCGTACCAAGTGCAAAATACGTAGAAGTAGATTTATCCGAAGACCTTTCTTTCAACACTAACACTAATAGAATATGTACAACAGCAGATAGAACACTTTTCCTTAAACGTGACAgccaaacttaaaacaaaaaaagtaaaagaaaCTGCCTATAAAACTCTTGTCAGGCCTCAAGTAGCATACTTGTCTCCAGTTTGGTCGACATACACAAAATTGACATGGCTCTGAGAAGAGCAATCAGATGGGTAAATAACAGCTATCCCACTTATGATAGTGTCTCAGACATGCAACAGTCACTCGGTACAAGATCTCTAGAGAACAGACGGACTGATgctaaaatagtattttttgacaaaattgtccACTCATTAGTAGCTGTCCCCGTCCtcgcatattttgaaaatccCAGGAAATTGACTCGCCATACACATCCTGTAGCTTATAGACAGATTAGCACAATTTCTAACTATTATAAATGTTCTTATTATCCCCGCCGATTTTTTTTTCGCGGGGGATAttgtaattggtcctgtccgtatgtccgtccgtccgtccgtctgtgcgtctgtctgtccgtctgtgcgtccgttcgaaactttgtccagagcataactccaaatctttTCAATGTAttaactttaaacttagaatataaacagatggcaactaggagaagtgcagtgaccaagaaccataactctatctaccttagttttcaAATTATCTCCCCTtataatttcaatgtaaatttttgtctggagcataactctaaatctactgaagggatttacttgaaactagaaatatataCAGAgagcaactaggagaagtgcagtgaaccataactctatctaccatAGTTTtgtattatctccctttatttaatttcaaagtaaatttttgtccggagcataactctaaatctactgaagagatttacttgaaactagaaataaatACAGATAGCAACTAGGAGAAGTGTagtgaaccataactctttctgcCGTAGTTTTTTATTTATCTCccttttttaattctttttttttattatttatattttatttatttattatatttaattatatttcatttaatttcttAGTTAATATTTTAGCTCTTCAATTTTTttatatctccctttatctaattttacaataatatttttatttgaacactgaagtattcactgtaaaatgaatagatgagtttaaggaaaaatacagtgatcaagaacagttactgtttatagtcttctttttaaaggggccttttcacgctttgttaaattgacaaaattgaaaaaaaaatgtttcagattcgcacattttccttgaagttatgatatttgtgaggacacagtaatactgaacatttaccatgctctaaaatatacattatgtgcatcttttgacgatttaaaaccctgaaaattatcaagcgttgcaacgattcaataatttggagaattatgttgttgtcgtattttttgatactacgaggattacaTAAATAAGGTAAAACAT contains:
- the LOC127851116 gene encoding uncharacterized protein LOC127851116, encoding MGLMPYEPIIEPYSPSSLRISQPDQEKHNDTIKPRVLVLGQGHSAIDDVFRQVKEEYDDKMMRVGTGHSVQSDWCRYRMKGSNRTLVKLHYDMVIDVKTYKDAFRKDFKHDGDSCETHSVVSPSANRRKRIASKSDESRWPLEIPYQIEKGFGMIVLDEI